tttggatcattgtcatgttgaaagacccagccacgtttcatcttcaatgcccttgctgatggaaggaggtttgcactcaaaatctcacgatacatggccccattcattctttaatgtacccggatcagtcgtcctggcccctttgcagagaaacagccccaaagcatgatgtttccaccaccatgctttacaataggtatggtgtttgatggatgcaactcagtattctttttcctccaaacacgacaagttgtgtttctaccaaacagttccagtttggtttcatcagaccataggacattctccccaaactcctctggaccatccaaatgctctctagcaaacctcagacgggcccggacatgtactggcttaagcagtgggacacgtctggcactgcaggatctgagtccatggtggcgtagtgtgttacttatggtaggccttgttacattggtcccagctctctgcagttcattcactaggtccccccgcgtggttctgggatttttgctcaccgttcttgtgatcattctgaccccacggggtgggattttgcatggagccccagatcgagggagattatcagtggtcttgtatgtcttccattttctaattattgctcccactgttgattttttcactccaaactggttggctattgcagattcagtcttcccagcctggtgcagggctacaattttgtttctggtgtcctttgacagctctttggtcttcaccatagtggagtttggagtcagactgtttgagggtgtgcacaggtgtctttttatactgataacaagtttaaacaggtgccattactacaggtaatgagtggaggaaagaggagactcttaaagaagaagttaaaggtctgtgagagcctgaaatcttgactgtttgtttctgaccaaatacttattttccaccataatatgcaaataaaatgttaaaaaaaacagacaatgtgattttctggatttttttttctcagtttgtctcccatagttgaggtctacctatgatgtaaattacagacgcctctcatctttttaagtggtggaacttgcactattgctgactgactaaatacttttttgccccactgtatatattatatatagtaaatacaaatagaataggtagatatacagatgtcagtgacatataaaattagtatagtgtgtgtgcagcttactgcacATGTATTTAATTCATAAAAgatattttttctgaaaaaatggcatgggctcctgcataattttcttaaccagcagagggaaagccgatggctggaggctgatgtttatagcctgggaagggggtaatacccacggagcttcccaggctatcaatatcagctcacaactgttaaCTTACCTTTAACtgactattaaaatgggggaccctaaaaataaattatgtagggtctccctataattaataaccagcaaagactatgcagacagctatgggctgatattaatagtctaggtagaggccatggatactggcccccaggctaaaaacatcagctctcagctgccccagaaaaggtacatctctaCCATGTGccatttctggcacttagcctcgctcttcccacttgccctgtagtggtggaaagtggggtgatagttggggaagttgatgtcatctttgtattatcaagtgacatcaagccccaaggttagtaatggagagacgtgaataagacacccccattactaaccccatagtcatatcgtataaaaacacacacacactctggcaTAATACAGAGTAAGTCCCGTTTAAACTTTTTTTAGAACCACAACGCTTAATCCTATATTGTTGATAGCCGATGTCACTTCAACCTTCATCTCAGCCTCAAACCACCAAGCAGCTTCACTTCCCTGAGGTCTGGTAATTGGTTCTTAAAACCAGAATACATGCTGTTGACTTTTCCTTTGCACCTTAATAGCTGGAGCCTTCAAAATCTTAATTAAACCTTTCCTAAAGTACAGCGATGAGACAATACTGTTTACAAACTTGCCTCTGGAGAGAATTATAGGCAAAAAATAGAGCTGAAGACGCAAGTGCTGTGAGCAACATTTTCTCTAATATGCAGAGTAAATACTAATATCTCCTCCACAAGGCACAATCCAGCCCATTCCGATACAGACAGGGAACCAAGCACAGATCCTCAGCATATGATGCCAAACGTAAGGCCAACCAGAGATGGTCTCCCCACACCACCAGAGTAGCCCCACCATCATGGTCTATGATGTGTCCTTTTTGACGACCCAGGGAAAATTGGAAAATTTGTGTTTAAGACATATATCTGGATAATTGTATAAGTCGTATTTTGGTGTAAAGGCATATTTAGCCAAGGCCCTGGTCACAACTACATTCATTCTATATAACAAAATGACCTGCTAGATTGATATATTGCAACAATAAAAATAAACAAGGACACAAGAAAAGATATAATGATGGGTCCATGATTTAGCCGCAAAAATGATGGATTGCACACGTATCAAAAAAGTGAGAGGAGAAATCGTCCTAAATCTCTCTTAGATCTTGAGAAAGATGCTTAGCACAGGGGCATAACTATAATAGATGCAGAATTGCAACCCCACCATGGCCCTTTGTCTCATATTAGAAGGAGTTACAGTTCTATGATAATTAGGGGCCCTGGTTGGagattttgcactggggcccatgAGCTTTAAGTTACACCACGGATGATAAACCAGCACATCAGCAGGGGGTATCAGCTATGACTGACCCACATGGCTTAATAGAGTTAGGAGGTTCTCTTTAGAAGCCCATCAGAACCTCTTGTATGGTGGGGAGCTGATGGATGCACTCGTCAGATAAATCAGGAGTGTCTGACAAGTGGCatgcgcctcaccacaaatcttactctagtccctGCTGTGTTTTCTGTTAGCCCAAATACTTTTGAAGTTTCGGCAGATCAATGCCAGTTTGGGCATATACAAGCCACATAAATGAAAGTGCTCCACTTGGCTCCAATTAGATAAAATTACTCTATTTCTGGGAGGATAAAAGTATTTCCTAAACCTGGGGCTCTGTCTGATTCAGATAAGGAAGGGCTCCATGGTTGGCATTTGAGAACCATGAGGGCTGACAGAGGGTGACATTTTGGGATAGGTTTTGAATCTGCCCAATGGTTGGAACAGGGGCGATACATCATTAATGCAACAATCTTCAGCTGCTCAGGGCCCAGAGAGTAGAAGTAACCACTTCCACCTCTAAAAGAGGGAATGCAGATACATATGAGCTGCCTATTTCTGTCTGCTTACATGCACTTTCTCCTTCTGGTCAGTAAAAGAGAAGAAGCAGCTTGCAAGCTTTATTATTACTTGCTTCTTCCAGGAGAGAGTAGAGGTGTCAGTGTAGCACATTTCATATCTGTGTGATCCACAGGTACTGAGCACATCAAGTCTACATTTTTTTATACACATAAATATAATAAACTGTTTATAAAAAGTTTACAAAAATAGCTTAACCCTTCTCGTAGACATGCAAAGAGTCCCACATTACATGTACGAGTGGTCTTCTTAACTCATACATTCCATTTAGCGAGTTAGACTACATCATGTTTCCTGTTGCTCCGTTTTGTTCCTAAGTGGAACAGTCATATCCTCACTAGTTTCCTGGAAAGAAACATATCACGGTGAGCAGGGAGAAATTTCAGCCAGTATGTTATGTGAGAAAAGCTAGGTATGAAGCTCTCTTGGATCCTGCTTCTCGCTGTGTGGCTCGGATTTGCACCCATGTATCGTGGGAATAAGCCCGGCTGCTACCCAACTGGGAACTGCTACACAATTATTATCACTGAACTGACATTTAACAATGCAAGTCAGAGCTGTGGGCCAAAAGGATCTCTCACTACCATGAAAAGCGAGCAGGAAAAGAGAGAAATATTGCAGTTTGCCACTCAATTTCAAAATCGGAGAAATGCCAGTGAATTCTGGATTGGACTTTACCAGCCAGAGAAAACCTGCATTGTGAAAGACAAAAACCTTTACGGCTTTATCTGGATTTCCGGAGAAGAAGAAACTCAGGTCAGTGAATGGGATAAAATTCCTAAAAAAACATGTACCACAAAGAAGAGATGCGTCATTCTACAAAGCAGATGGAGTTCCACCAATTCTGGATTTGGGAACATGACATGGTTTTGGAAAAATGACAAATGTAGCAGGAGGCTTCCCTCAATTTGTCGCTTTCCTTCAGACTTCACTCCAACAGAAGATTTTCTTTCTACTGCACCTACAACCCAACCTATGGAGCTCACATCCTTCCAGACCCAAACAACAGAGATGATTCCTCCTGCAATTAATGTGCTATGCCGAGAATTCAGAGACAACGAGACCATTACATGTGAGGTGGAGAATATTCCATATTCATGCAATGACACCCACTGCTTTTGTGGGCAGATGGATGATAAGGGAGGAGATTACAATCTGAGAATCTGCCAAGAAAACACAAATGAAAGCTGCCTAGATCAGTGTGTAAGATCTAGTAATATCTCATGTGTCTGTGGGGACCATCAAACTTCTTGTGACCGAGCAGAATGCACAATTAATACCTCCATTACGGCAATGTCAACAAGTCCAGTGGTCCATGTTGCCACCAGTTCACCATTCTATGATGATGACAACTTGTTTGAGAATCTGGTTATTCCTTTAATTCTGGGATTGGTGGCTTTAGGGATATTAATAATGCTTGTATGGGGTGGAGTACAAATGTGCGTGAGAAAGAAGAAGCCCAAGAGGAAAAAATCTATAATTCCCGTGGCAGAGCCCGAGGCCAGTGATACAGACTCCACTGATAACTCCAGTGATGAAGAAGGAGACTCACAGGACATGGCGGAGATGGCATGATGCTGGCACATTTTACTTTACTGCCAGTGCATTGGAGAACTAGGAACAGACGGTTAAAAAAAATCTTATGgacaatggggaaaaaagtaactaagttgatggaaaaataaaaatcagtTTGGTGACTACCTGCTTGGGGGTGTACAATTGTGTACAATGCAAGAAGCAAGAACATTTTCTTCCCATTTTCTGCAGGTTGTATGGACACATCATGTGGTTTTCTAGTGCTATGTGTTTTGTTTGCTATTAGATGCATTTGCTACTGTTAAATCCCATTTATCTTCTGGCTAGTGGTACATAAAGGCAAACAATTTTCAAAAGCTCTGAAtacattttgattattttttaataTTAGAAAAATCATGATTTACTTTTCCAAAAAAAAGTGCTACACATGTCATAAGTTCTTTTTAGTATTGCAGCTCAGTTAAAGGGGGCTGAACTACAATACCAGACTTAGTCCATGGACAAGGGTATCACTGGAAAACAGTGTTCAGTCAGAGACATTTGTTCTTGTTTTTATAGACTTCAATAATCTGTAAAAATACAAGTGCTTCAAAGTTTTTTTAcccactacatttttttttatcttaaaatGACCCTGTGGGGGTATTAAAATAAAGACTATAGTCAACTATCAGAccccagcttctttgtctccagcaTCCCCAGTCAGTCTCCTCGGTTCCTCTTCCAGCCGGAGACatcacgtgaccactgcagccaatcatattATATCCTCAGCTGGAAGAGGAAGTTTAGAGACTGGCGGGTGACACAGGCAACACTGTTGAGGAGTGGAGGAGGTTAGGTAAAGGGTGTATAGGTTTTGGTTGTTTTAATACTGTTATGGGcccttttttaataaaataaaatatagtggGCAATTCCTGTATTGTTTTGATGTGTTAATTGCTGTATTTTAATGCCCAGAGCAGGTGGATAAGCCTGAGATTAGGACATACTTCATGAACTATTCATTTTATGCATCCTATGGATCTGTAggtaataaaaatgtaataatgCTTTTAAACCTGTTGGAAAATGAGTGGGTTTCTCTACTGGGGATTACAGTGTTAGGAGTTTATGAATGTCTATATTCACATTTGGTAGCCAGCCGTAGCAGCGGACAGACCAGCCTCCTGATTATTCCAAGCTTGCTCTCTATGGACTTGCCCCAGGTATGAATATCCTACAGCTGTTTGTAGAGAGGAAATGGGTAGAAATTAAGAACGCTGATCTCCCTGCTGTTACGATGGTATATCAGTAAGTTTCTTCACTGAGTCACGTTAATTTAAAACAGGCAGTACTGAACCATGATATGGAAAATAATGAGATATCCAAAAATATTGGTTAACAGATtgtaaattatttttctttatGAATAAAAATGGTCATTAATTAAAAAAGGACATTACTTTTTTAGTATGAATGATTGGATATAGATAAGTTAGTGACAaagaatgtataattggtggaaaaAGGTTGAATTTGATGTAATTGAGTCTTTTTTTCACCCTATGTAACTATATATCCAGCCTAGGGAATTCCTTGCAAGTTAGAAAGCATGAATATCTATATTAGTGCAAGGTATTGGAAAGTATCTACGGCATTAATGAATAAAGACATAAAGCTGAGTGACAATGGAAATAAATGGCCATAGCTACCTTTATTAATTACAGCATGTATAAAACACACCATTAGTTTCCTGAGGAGATTCTGGATGGCCCACTAACACTGGACGGTATCAAATACAAGCAGCTCCAAATCGGGGATGATAACCGGTCATGGTACTGTCCATACAACAAAGTCCTGTTCCTCAAGAACCGTTCCAGTGAGAGCTAACCAAATTTAGTAATATAGGGTCACCACCGAAGTGACCCCCCGCCCCAATAACCAAGGCCATCCCTGACCTCCTAACCTCCGACTGCTATGACAGTTTTAGCAAAAGAAAATCTGCTGCAACACCGCAATTTGTTCGAAaccaaccaaacataaaaaaagggaagGGATGTTCACTGTGTCCGAATCCTAAATGGCAGCCTTTGGTCCATGGATCCTCCTCTTCTTATAAAGGTTCCCTAAAAAAACCTCACCTCCACATAACAAATTACCCAAAAATAATCCCACCCCATGTGACCTAGCCTCTAACCCATGCTCTCTAAAGGACCCTCTGTTGGACGTGCAGAACCAACAATTAACCCCCTCCTAACCTCCTCCTTCCAAATACCTGTCATGTCCGGGCTTAGATTAGCTGCGCCAGTTCCAGCCCTATC
This region of Ranitomeya imitator isolate aRanImi1 chromosome 1, aRanImi1.pri, whole genome shotgun sequence genomic DNA includes:
- the LOC138643114 gene encoding complement component C1q receptor-like, translating into MKLSWILLLAVWLGFAPMYRGNKPGCYPTGNCYTIIITELTFNNASQSCGPKGSLTTMKSEQEKREILQFATQFQNRRNASEFWIGLYQPEKTCIVKDKNLYGFIWISGEEETQVSEWDKIPKKTCTTKKRCVILQSRWSSTNSGFGNMTWFWKNDKCSRRLPSICRFPSDFTPTEDFLSTAPTTQPMELTSFQTQTTEMIPPAINVLCREFRDNETITCEVENIPYSCNDTHCFCGQMDDKGGDYNLRICQENTNESCLDQCVRSSNISCVCGDHQTSCDRAECTINTSITAMSTSPVVHVATSSPFYDDDNLFENLVIPLILGLVALGILIMLVWGGVQMCVRKKKPKRKKSIIPVAEPEASDTDSTDNSSDEEGDSQDMAEMA